Genomic DNA from Bacteroides zhangwenhongii:
AGAGGAAAGCAATTACATCCGTCTCTTCAAGTGAAAGAGCCAGTTTATTATTCTGCATTTTCCGGAACTCAAGCAGCTGATTAATAAGGCGCAGCATACGTTGAGTACTCTTATCCATTGTCTTTAACGGATGTACCAACTCACGCGGAATATCAGTCACACGCTGTATCTTTTCCAAAGCCCCGTGAATCAATGTCAGAGGGGTACGGAACTCATGAGATATATTTGTAAAAAACACAAGCTTGTATTCCGTCAGTTGCTTCTCTATATTGATACGATTGCGTAAGCTATTGAAATTATGGATAATACGGAAGGCAAGATACAAGGCTATAATCAATACCAGAATATAACCGAATACCGCCCAATTAGTCTTCCAAAACGGAGGAACCACAACAATCTTCAAAGTAGTCTCATTTTCATTCCATATTCCCGAGCCATTGCAAGATTTTACATGCAACAGATAGGTTCCCGGATTGAGATACTTAAAAGATGCGAAATTAAGAGAAGACGGAGCACTCCATCCTTTATCATAATTCTCCAGCCAATACATATATTTCGTACGTCCGCTATCCGAATAGTCCAGTGTTGAGAAGTCTATCAGAATGGAACTTTGATAATATTTCAAAGAAATCTCATCCGAATAGGCTAGTGACTGTTGCAAAGGCGAATCCTCCATTTCGGGATTCATCTGGATTCCATTCACATACAAATTAGTGAAAACAACCGGAGAAAAAGAATCATTGTTTTGTATCTTCTCCGGATCAATGACAATCATTCCATAGTTTGTTCCAAAAAGCAACTTGCCGTCTTTTCCCACACAAGCACTGTTCTCACTATATACATTTCCTAAAGTATAAGAAGAGAAATAATAATTATCAGAAGAATGAGTAACCGGATTAAACTTCGAAATACCATACTCGGTAGCCACCCATAAGTCACCGTTTTTATCTCCGAGAATGGATTGGATAACATCATTTACCAACCCTTCGTCTGTTCCGTAATTCTCATATTTCAGCAAATCATAGTTTTCTTGTGGTTCACAAAGATTCAATCCCGACCCCGACGTACCAATCCACATACGCCCCTCATCGTCCCGATAGATACATTTAATTTCATTACTACAGAATTTACCGTTCGTGTAGCTGAACAAATGATAATTATCAGCATCGGCAATCAATGAGTCCGGATGGAAAATGCATATTCCCTCGCTGGTTCCCACCCAAACCATACCGTTCTCGTCTTCTTCTATCACACGAACCATCCGCAGGCCTAACCTTTCCTGAAAAAAGTGCCTGAATTTATATCCCCCGTCCGCAGTCGGTTCAGCCAAATCAAGTCCTCCCCCGAAAGTACCTACCCACATCCGGCCTTTCCGGTCACGATAGATCGAAAAGACATCATTAGCGGATAATGTAGTCGGATTCGAAGGATCATTGACATACCATGAATCCGCTATCTTTAATCCGTTTCCACGAGTACCCATCCACATTTTCCCTTCTTTATCCTCAGTAATGGCATAAATGTTGGAATGAAAATACTGATTTGTCATCTTCGAATGGAAATCCGAGTCAATGGTATACAGTCCTCCCCTACGCGTACCAAACCAGATATCTCCGTCGGATGTCTTAGTCAGCATACGAATGGTATTCGAACGGTCGAACAAATCGGGAGATTCCGGATAAATACGGGAAGTACCTTCGTTCAGAACAGAGATATGGGATAATCCGGAATACTCTGAACTTACCCAGATTCCACCGGAACGATCCTCCATCACATAAAGCAGGAAATCTGAAGCGATATGACTTTTATCGTTTATATTGGCCAGAAAATGTTCCAATTTATCCTCAGCCGTATCATAGGCAAAGAGACCATTACCATACGTAGATATCCAGATAATGCCACGCGAATCGTGCACAATATGATAACGCTCAAAATCGATATAGCTCAACTTATCTTGGGGAATCAACCGGAATTCCTTTATTTTTCCACTATCGGCTGTGATATAGGTAAGACACCCTGTGTGATTAAAAATCCAGTAATCACCACGATTGTCCATTGTTAATTTGCCATTTTTGATATTCAGGCGGGAATCCGCAGCTATTTCTCCGGTACTGAAATCATACGTATACACTCCGGTAGTAGTAAGGATCACCCATTGGTCCTTCAACAGAAAATTCCCGGTAGGTGATGTTTTTCCCGCAATAGAAGCAATAGAAGCACATTTTTTCATCTTTTGCGTAGTAGCCTGATAACAATAGACATCTCCCTCTTCCGTCAGAAAATACATATCATTCTTATAGGACTGAGAAAAAGCAAAATGAACCAACCGGTCTTCAATCCTGTACTGACCGTTAGAAACGGATACTAATCCGCTCTGTGTCCCAATCCATATCCGCCCATCCGCATCCTCACTGACAAACCGCACTCTATTGTCCGGCATATTGCCCCGTTCTGTTTTAAACACAGTCGATGTCATCTCTCCGTTATCCTGATGAACGATTCTCCGACAACCATTTCCGGAATGCCATAACCACACATCACCATTGTCCGCTACGAATATAGTCGAATAGTTCTGCCTCAAATCTCCGCAACCTGTATAATCAACGAAACGTGCACGCTGAAGGTCATAGCAACTGATCAATTCCGGTGTCGTAGAAATCCATAGAAAGCCATCCTTGTCTTCAGTAAGGTCAAAAATACGGTTATCAGACAACGATACTTTATCTCCGGCTTGCGGGCGGAATGTCAGAAACGAATTACCATCATAACGGCTCAGTCCATTCAAGGTTGCCAGCCATAAGAATCCTTTAGTATCCTGATATATATAGCGAATAGAATTGTTGGGCAAACCATCACTTGTTCTCATTTGTGTAGAGCGAAGTTCAGTCGCCCCGTAAATGTTCAGCACAAAACCAATAGATAAGATGAAGAATAAGATATGTCTGTTTATCATAATAGATTTTCAGATTAATAATGAATTAGACAGGCAAAAGTACTAAAAAAACAATACACAAAGGTACAGGCCATAGCTTTTTATTAAAATAGAATATTGTACGTAATTATATAGAAATTGTGATATAACCTCATTCAGACTGTACTATGCACAATATTGAATAAGTATGAATGAATTTATATTGAAAAGAAGAAGAACACATCGTACTTTTGCACCAATTATCTATAAAAAATAAATCATGAGAAACAAGTTATTTTATTATTTATGTTGGCTGACAGCCGTCACAGGCAGTTTGCAGGCGCAAGCACAAAATAAAGTGGCTGCTCCGATGAAAGATGTCAATCAAGTAATCGACAACACGTTGGATAGTCTGAACAAGGCACGTACAGCCAGACCGATAGCCGGTTCCAGCCGGAAAGGCGATAATCCGGTATTATTCCTAGTCGGTAACTCCACCATGCGTACAGGTACATTGGGAAACGGAAACAACGGACAATGGGGATGGGGATTTTATGCGGGCGACTACTTCGATCCGGACAAGATCACAGTAGAGAATCACGCATTGGGAGGAACCAGCAGCCGTACTTTTTATAACCGTCTTTGGCCGGATGTCATCAAAGGGGTACGTCCCGGAGACTGGGTTATCATAGAACTTGGCCATAACGACAATGGCCCTTATGACAGCGGCCGTGCCCGTGCCTCTATTCCGGGAGTAGGCACAGACAGCCTGAACGTGACAATCAAAGAAACCGGAGTGAAAGAAACGGTATATACATACGGAGAATATATGCGTCGTTTCATCCGTGATGTCAAAGCCAAAGGCGGACATCCCATCTTGTTCTCCCTTACTCCACGTTATGCCTATGAAGATAAAGACAGTACTATCATCAAACGTGTCAATAAAACATTCGGTCTATGGGCAAAGCAAATAGCAGAAGAACAGAACGTACCTTTTATTGATCTGAATGACATTTCAGCCCGCAAATTTGAAAAGTTCGGTAAAAACAAAGTGAAGTATATGTTCTATATCGACCGTATTCATACCAGTGCATTCGGAGCAAAGGTCAATGCCGAATCTGCCGCTGACGGTATACGAGCCTACGAGGGACTGGAACTTGCCAATTACCTAAAGCCTGTCTCGCAAGACACAAAGACCGGTTCCAGCCGGAAAAAAGGACGACCGGTATTATTCACCATCGGTGACAGCACGGTGAAAAATAAAGATAACGACAAAAATGGTATGTGGGGATGGGGCAGCGTAATAGCCGATGAGTTCAACCTTGACAAAATATCCGTCGAGAACTGTGCTATGGCAGGACGTAGTGCCCGCACTTTCTTGGATGAGGGACGTTGGGATAAAGTATACGAAGCTTTGCAGCCCGGTGATTTTGTACTCATTCAGTTCGGACACAACGATGCAGGAGCTATCAATACAGGAAAAGCCCGTGCAGAACTACGTGGTTCCGGAGAGGAAAGCAAAGTTTTTCTAATGGAAAAGACCGGCAAATATCAGGTAGTATATACTTTTGGCTGGTATCTTCGCAAATTCATCATGGATGCCCAGGAAAAAGGAGCAATTCCTATCGTATTGAGCCACACTCCACGCAACAAATGGAAAGACGGAAAGATAGAACGCAATACCGATTCTTTTGGGAAATGGACACGTGAAGCAGCAGAAGCTACCGGAGCCTATTTTATTGATTTGAATAAAATCAGTGCCGACAAACTGGAAAAAAAAGGTATCGAAAAGACAGCCGCTTATTACAATCACGACCATACGCATACTTCTTTAAAAGGAGCACACATGAATGCCGAA
This window encodes:
- a CDS encoding hybrid sensor histidine kinase/response regulator transcription factor, with translation MINRHILFFILSIGFVLNIYGATELRSTQMRTSDGLPNNSIRYIYQDTKGFLWLATLNGLSRYDGNSFLTFRPQAGDKVSLSDNRIFDLTEDKDGFLWISTTPELISCYDLQRARFVDYTGCGDLRQNYSTIFVADNGDVWLWHSGNGCRRIVHQDNGEMTSTVFKTERGNMPDNRVRFVSEDADGRIWIGTQSGLVSVSNGQYRIEDRLVHFAFSQSYKNDMYFLTEEGDVYCYQATTQKMKKCASIASIAGKTSPTGNFLLKDQWVILTTTGVYTYDFSTGEIAADSRLNIKNGKLTMDNRGDYWIFNHTGCLTYITADSGKIKEFRLIPQDKLSYIDFERYHIVHDSRGIIWISTYGNGLFAYDTAEDKLEHFLANINDKSHIASDFLLYVMEDRSGGIWVSSEYSGLSHISVLNEGTSRIYPESPDLFDRSNTIRMLTKTSDGDIWFGTRRGGLYTIDSDFHSKMTNQYFHSNIYAITEDKEGKMWMGTRGNGLKIADSWYVNDPSNPTTLSANDVFSIYRDRKGRMWVGTFGGGLDLAEPTADGGYKFRHFFQERLGLRMVRVIEEDENGMVWVGTSEGICIFHPDSLIADADNYHLFSYTNGKFCSNEIKCIYRDDEGRMWIGTSGSGLNLCEPQENYDLLKYENYGTDEGLVNDVIQSILGDKNGDLWVATEYGISKFNPVTHSSDNYYFSSYTLGNVYSENSACVGKDGKLLFGTNYGMIVIDPEKIQNNDSFSPVVFTNLYVNGIQMNPEMEDSPLQQSLAYSDEISLKYYQSSILIDFSTLDYSDSGRTKYMYWLENYDKGWSAPSSLNFASFKYLNPGTYLLHVKSCNGSGIWNENETTLKIVVVPPFWKTNWAVFGYILVLIIALYLAFRIIHNFNSLRNRINIEKQLTEYKLVFFTNISHEFRTPLTLIHGALEKIQRVTDIPRELVHPLKTMDKSTQRMLRLINQLLEFRKMQNNKLALSLEETDVIAFLYEIFLSFGDVAEQKAMDFRFQPSVPSYKMFIDKGNLDKVTYNLLSNAFKYTPSNGIIILSVNVDEVKKILQIQVSDTGVGIPKEKQNELFKRFMQSNFSGDSIGVGLHLSHELVQVHKGTIEYRDNEGGGSVFTVCIPTDKTVYEEKDFLVAGNVLLQEADSRNHHSEQLPEELPEQDKMTTPLNKRKILIIEDDNDIRQFLQEEIGVYFEVEVAADGISGFEKATTYDADLIICDVLMPGMTGFELTKKLKTDFATSHIPIILLTALNSAEKHLEGIEAGADAYIAKPFSIKLLLARVFRLIEQRDKLKEKFSSEKGVRTTICATDRDKEFAKRLDIVMERNLSRPEFSVDEFAQFMKLGRTVFYRKLRGLTGYSPNEYLRVVRMKKAAELLSSDERLTVSEVAYRVGINSPFYFSKCFKEYFGVAPSVYQRGVDGDAVSEEELPEEKTGEQEENRPEN
- a CDS encoding rhamnogalacturonan acetylesterase, whose amino-acid sequence is MRNKLFYYLCWLTAVTGSLQAQAQNKVAAPMKDVNQVIDNTLDSLNKARTARPIAGSSRKGDNPVLFLVGNSTMRTGTLGNGNNGQWGWGFYAGDYFDPDKITVENHALGGTSSRTFYNRLWPDVIKGVRPGDWVIIELGHNDNGPYDSGRARASIPGVGTDSLNVTIKETGVKETVYTYGEYMRRFIRDVKAKGGHPILFSLTPRYAYEDKDSTIIKRVNKTFGLWAKQIAEEQNVPFIDLNDISARKFEKFGKNKVKYMFYIDRIHTSAFGAKVNAESAADGIRAYEGLELANYLKPVSQDTKTGSSRKKGRPVLFTIGDSTVKNKDNDKNGMWGWGSVIADEFNLDKISVENCAMAGRSARTFLDEGRWDKVYEALQPGDFVLIQFGHNDAGAINTGKARAELRGSGEESKVFLMEKTGKYQVVYTFGWYLRKFIMDAQEKGAIPIVLSHTPRNKWKDGKIERNTDSFGKWTREAAEATGAYFIDLNKISADKLEKKGIEKTAAYYNHDHTHTSLKGAHMNAESIAEGLKMVNCPLKDYLKK